The nucleotide sequence gtcacggtttagaaggcgtGCTTGAAAATTCTCTGGGACCTAGGTGATTATCTATTGGTTGTGAGATgggctaaaaaatagcattcacattacgcatgcatatagaaatagtatatcggagtactaattagctactaaaataaatgcaatgcgccttaagccttgtctattgtggaaacgcacacaaatttaactgtgccttctaaactgtgacggaggTAGGACAATACATAGAAAACTAGATATGTGTTGGCAAGGTCCTATTTAATGTACCGATTAATGGTGGACTgattaatccagttaataggcTGATTCACCGAATAATCGTTACTCGCAAGTCGACCAAGCAGCTACCAGTTACCGATTTCCCGAATAATGGCCACAGTCGAGTATACACTATTTATATCAGTAAAAAAAACTTGGACAACATTTTCCTTCACAAAACAAATGATCTGCAAACTACTGTACCGTGCATTGACACGCCACCTTATCTCACACCTCAGCATGCACAGAAGGGGAATATTCGCACATAAACTGGAAAGTTTTTCAACATGTGATGAAGTGCGGTCCCTGTCAGCTGATCGGCTCGTAACACGCATGCGTCCAAGCGGTCTGCACAGGGCCACGGTTTGGAGCTTCCGTGGCTGCATCGTCGCCTTGTTCGCCGACCGTACGTACGTATGTGCACGTAGCATCGCATTATATCTGCCAGAACCTGCATGGCATGCGTTGGGCCCTGTACCAGCTCATGTCCTGTGTTCCAATCGATCGCCATCCCCATGCCCATGCTCAGCGTTAGCATACTACGAACGTATAGGGCATTAGGGGTATATATAACAGACCAAACAGAGGCACGCACGTACATAGGGCATGGGTGCCGTCTGTTTTCGCTTGCCCAAATTCCGGCGCCGTCCTCCATGTCTCCCCTCCGCCGTAGATCAGGTAGTTTTAGGTTTTAGGACCCTGGTAGGTTAGGTTTTAGATCGTTTGACGTCTTGActacgatgacgacgacgactgcACTGAATAAAGAAGCTTCAAATCCTTTTCCGACAACATGACCAACTCTATGGTTGGCGATGGATATGGGAAGTAACTTGTTCAAGCGAGATGTCACGGCGGCGATGGCGGCATCCCTGTGGCAGACTTGTGTCCTTGCTTTCCGCCGTTGCAACAACATCTGCTCCAATGCCCGCGTGGAGTTTGGGAGATAGTCGATGAGCGGCTGCAGATAGTGGTCCGTATCAACGGCATCTGGAAGACGGACCATGTGTTGAGTTCGTAGTTGGTGGCTGATAGGTATGGTTTTCTCCTTCGGTGTCTTAGTCGTGTGGAGATGCCAAATCTGAAGTTTGATGGTGTGTTCGGGGTGCTGCTTCGGCCAGATTCTTTCAATAGCAATGGCTTCATATTTTGGTAAGCTACTTTGAAGGCACGTAAAGTTATATGCGAAGCCACATCGAGCTTGGATAAAGAGGTGATTCGTCGCATTATTTTTTATGGTTGCTACGGGGACGCCGGAGGCAGGTGCCATGCGTTGAAGCCATACTCAGGGGATGCGTCTGTTTGATTGTGATTTGTTTTCTTGGTCGATGGTCCTTTACAAAGCCTATGGTTTTGATCTGCTCAAATTTGTCAAGTCCGTGTTTACATGGCTTACACTTTAATCTTTTGTTATATaggaatgagacacgtattatctAGGAAAAAAAATCCAAGCCACACGCGCGTAATATTCCCTTATAATCAGTTCTGGAAATCGCCAAAGAAAATGCTTACCGTCCTGCAGAATGCCAGTATGTAGGTTGCGTTGCGTGCATGCTATCCGAACAATGTTCAGCCGTAGGTTGGCACGTACCGATCAATGTATTAACCCCATCGGTTCGAGTATATCGATCCCCATGCCAATCTTAGAAACATAATAATACTCGCACGCGTGGCGCATTTTGCATTACAGACGCCCAACTTCGTATAGTCACTTTCACCAGCCAAACACACTACACTACAGTCGTTTGCACGTGCTaatcttgtttttattttttgcaaataaaattgtTTGTTGTTACGTATTGTCGCGAAAAGAAAATAAAATCGGATCGCGTCCTGTCGTCTAGTCTAGTTTATTTCGGCTGCTGTAGCGAGATGGACGATGCACTTTTTTCGAAAAGGGGTTTTACCCCaggctctgcatcagaaagatgcatacggctcatattaGTAGTAAAAATATCCAGCAACAAGTCTTCAAGTCTCAAAGTATGAAATAAATAAACGCTCATAAGAGCCAAACAGAAAGCCACAACTTTATATTCGAAAAAAAAGAGGAGGCATGATCAATGCTTCGCGCGCGTAACTGGGTTTCATTTGCAGATGGTGGTTTGggtggcggcgccggcgatgaTCCGTGCGGGGTCGACGACGGCGGTGATGACGGTGCTGCTGGTGGCGTTCCTGCTGGAGTACCTGCCTAAGATCTACCACTCCGTCTCCTTCCTCCGGCGGACGCAGGACAAGTCCGGCcacatcttcggcaccatctggtgGGGCATCGTGCTTAACCTCATGGCCTACTTCGTCGCCGCCCACGTCAGTCACCCTCAACCTCTCCCTCGCCATGCCCATCCGCATGCACGGATGATCGATCAAGTTACTAACGTGCATTGCGTTTACGTACGTGCAGGCGGTGGGCGCGTGCTGGTACCTGCTCGGGGTGCAGAGGGCCACCAAGTGCCTCAAGGAGCAGTGCTCCATCTCCGGGCCGCCGGGGTGCGCGTCGGGGCCGCTGGCGTGCCCCAGCCCTCTCTACTacggcggcgccggcgccgcggCGTCCGTCGCCGGCGACAGGCTCGCGTGGGCCACAGACGCCACGGCCAGGAGCATGTGCCTCGTGAGCGGTGACAAGTACCAGTTCGGGGCGTACAAGTGGACGGTGATGCTGGTGGCCAACACGAGCCGGCTGGAGAAGATGCTGCTCCCCATATTCTGGGGCCTCATGACGCTGAGCACGTTCGGCAACCTGGAGAGCACGACGGAGTGGCTGGAGATCGTGTTCAACATCGTGACCATCACGGGCGGGCTCATCCTGGTCACCATGCTCATCGGCAACATCAAGGCGTTCCTGAACGCGACCACGTCCAAGAAGCAGGCGATGCACACGCGGCTGCGGAGCCTCGAGTGGTGGATGAAGCGCAAGGAGCTGCCGCAGAGCTACCGGCACCGGGTGCGGCAGTTCGAACGGCAGCGGTGGGCGGCCACCCGCGGCGTGGACGAGTGCCAGATCGTGCGCGACCTCCCCGAGGCCCTCCGCCGCGACATCAAGTACCACCtctgcctcgacctcgtccgccAGGTGCCGCTCTTCCAGCACATGGACGACCTCGTCCTCGAGAACATGTGCGACCGCGTCCGCTCCCTCATCTACCCCAAGGGCGAGACCGTAAGTGGTTCATCAGAGCTCTGACAAATGGATCAATGGCTGCGATCGTGTTGTTGTTAATTTGTGGTGTCTGGATGCATGCATGCAGATCGTGCGGGAGGGTGACCCGGTGCAGCGGATGGTGTTCATCGTGCGGGGGCACCTGGAGTGCAGGCAGGAGCTGCGGAACGGGGCGACGAGCTGCTGCATGCTGGGGCCGGGCAACTTCACGGGCGACGAGCTGCTGTCGTGGTGCCTGCGGCGGCCGTTCGTGGGGCGGCTACCGGCGTCGTCGGCGACGCTGGTGACGCTGGAGAGCACGGAGGTGTtcgggctggaggcggcggacgtCAAGTACGTGACGCAGCACTTCCGCTACACCTTCACCAACGAGCGGGTGCGGCGGAGCGCGCGCTACTACTCGCCCGGGTGGCGCACCTGGGCCGCCGTCGCCGTGCAGCTGGCGTGGCGCCGCTACAAGCACCGCAAGACGCTCGAGTCGCTGTCCTTcatccgcccgcgccgcccgctgTCCCGCTGCTCCTCGCTCGGCGAGGAGAAGCTCCGGCTCTACACCGCCATCCTCGCCTCGCCCAAGCCCAACCAGGACGACGACTTCTCCTTCTAGCtctaccatgcatgcatgcatgcccgcCGACCGCCGTCATGAGTCAGAGCAGAGGTTGGTTCTAGCACAGGACACGGATGCTCTGCCTGCTGGCTGCTGCTACTGAACTGGCTTTGTTTGTACAGAGAAGAGGACAAACAAGTGAGCTCAGCTACGAGTCAGGAATGAACGAAAAGCGGTTGAGATTGTGTGTGTTTGCAGAATATGGCGATA is from Triticum aestivum cultivar Chinese Spring chromosome 1B, IWGSC CS RefSeq v2.1, whole genome shotgun sequence and encodes:
- the LOC123138893 gene encoding cyclic nucleotide-gated ion channel 4 — its product is MSGELSTRSSPSFAASPSGADDARSAGESTPLRVEAEGSRSGGGGTGVKLRRRWQRRRQQLWLGQWRVGDTWALDPRARWVREWNRAYLLACAAGLMVDPLFLYAVSVSGPLMCVFLDGWLAAAVTALRCMVDALHAWNFVTQLRVARAAATAVARGQRGIADEEQAAVDRAEDDAAAARSLPAYARSRRGMALDFFVILPVMQMVVWVAAPAMIRAGSTTAVMTVLLVAFLLEYLPKIYHSVSFLRRTQDKSGHIFGTIWWGIVLNLMAYFVAAHAVGACWYLLGVQRATKCLKEQCSISGPPGCASGPLACPSPLYYGGAGAAASVAGDRLAWATDATARSMCLVSGDKYQFGAYKWTVMLVANTSRLEKMLLPIFWGLMTLSTFGNLESTTEWLEIVFNIVTITGGLILVTMLIGNIKAFLNATTSKKQAMHTRLRSLEWWMKRKELPQSYRHRVRQFERQRWAATRGVDECQIVRDLPEALRRDIKYHLCLDLVRQVPLFQHMDDLVLENMCDRVRSLIYPKGETIVREGDPVQRMVFIVRGHLECRQELRNGATSCCMLGPGNFTGDELLSWCLRRPFVGRLPASSATLVTLESTEVFGLEAADVKYVTQHFRYTFTNERVRRSARYYSPGWRTWAAVAVQLAWRRYKHRKTLESLSFIRPRRPLSRCSSLGEEKLRLYTAILASPKPNQDDDFSF